One genomic segment of Timaviella obliquedivisa GSE-PSE-MK23-08B includes these proteins:
- a CDS encoding glycosyltransferase family 4 protein — MNILKYQPSVLISAGRLGRGGIQTHLSLLCKILRQAKAEVVISATGSDWSRSEIAEIQDEGVKFLTPPNLLLNSRPVSMIHSLLTAPFHSKQRFTSLYCISTGRSHIYLRNLVSPETVSIYHEIVSTPMVESLGWRCAESLDVVIANSEKVAQGMVELCSTKPIGIIPFLTSDKPMPSPLQRPECGERELRVVYLGRIVEHKRPNQLVKEWKNITALKPLSPARLDVYGFDPGGSLLSELRQFVVDHHLSDRICLHGNYAVSQLPEILAQADVVVLPSLFEGLPLVLVEAMQRGIPIVATAAGGTKEFGKDNPDVVITELEWDAFVTGLLAMSQKLRLGQINSHRLHQWTESRYGYTVVAAKWQDALLQPQKFFHKNIYK; from the coding sequence GTGAACATTCTGAAATATCAACCTTCCGTTCTTATCAGTGCTGGGCGTTTGGGACGAGGTGGAATTCAAACTCACTTATCGCTACTTTGTAAGATTTTACGCCAAGCGAAAGCAGAGGTTGTCATCTCCGCTACGGGAAGTGATTGGTCACGCTCGGAAATTGCCGAGATTCAAGACGAGGGTGTGAAATTTCTGACCCCTCCTAACCTTTTGCTCAACTCTCGACCAGTTTCGATGATACATTCTTTACTTACGGCTCCTTTTCATAGCAAACAGAGATTCACAAGTTTGTACTGTATTAGTACAGGTCGATCGCATATCTATTTGCGTAATTTAGTTTCTCCAGAGACGGTCAGCATATATCACGAAATTGTGTCAACTCCAATGGTAGAGAGCTTAGGCTGGCGTTGTGCAGAATCTCTTGATGTAGTTATCGCCAACTCTGAAAAGGTGGCACAAGGTATGGTCGAATTATGTTCAACTAAGCCTATTGGTATTATCCCATTTTTAACGTCCGATAAACCCATGCCTAGCCCTTTACAACGTCCAGAATGTGGAGAGAGAGAGCTAAGAGTTGTTTATCTAGGGAGAATTGTTGAACACAAAAGACCTAATCAATTAGTCAAAGAATGGAAAAACATTACGGCTCTTAAACCGCTTAGTCCAGCGCGGTTAGATGTTTATGGCTTCGACCCCGGAGGCAGTCTTCTAAGTGAATTGAGACAGTTTGTTGTAGACCATCATCTTTCTGATCGAATTTGTTTACATGGTAACTATGCCGTGAGTCAACTACCGGAAATTCTAGCTCAAGCTGATGTTGTTGTTCTACCCAGTCTCTTTGAGGGATTACCCTTAGTACTGGTTGAAGCAATGCAACGAGGTATACCTATTGTGGCAACAGCAGCAGGAGGTACAAAAGAATTCGGAAAAGACAATCCAGATGTTGTGATTACAGAACTTGAGTGGGATGCTTTTGTTACAGGGCTGTTAGCAATGAGTCAGAAGCTACGCTTAGGTCAAATTAATTCACATCGGCTACATCAGTGGACTGAAAGCCGCTATG
- a CDS encoding ABC transporter ATP-binding protein/permease, whose translation MYKFLHFLYQSASPKWHLAYLGLSLSVLASCLEVASTALTLPLLQLLGNSSTSTKTHGFGFASSFLNFYEQLPHSSKLLTILLALLSLTIIKNGSQYLSNISINAFMLQSGTLLRQNCIKRFLELELPFYTKASLGELLSYVNEQAQRSEQLVSNILELGREVLSTAFLLVFLVYLSPALTLITIVSLVVVVVALRFIIRGVQIYGRQSALAIENFSVLVAEMISGMRVIKSFGTEQREFDRAKQALQDRYQAEFMAYRFNSAVAPLTEVAGITVLLVIILMGTQVFTGSAAVSLSILLTYTLTLLRTLPRVNHLNGLRSQLFLLSGSLENIQGFLANTAGTSLPDGKLLYRSLKSDLTFECLGFRYSDNSEPVLRDLDLKIPQGKVTAIVGHSGSGKSTLVDLILRFHDPYQGSLKVDDIDLRDLQISSWRKAIATVSQDTFLFNTSVRENIAYGRSNATDAEVFAAAKQAYADEFIQALPQGFDTVVGNRGTMLSGGQRQRIAIARAILRDPDILILDEATSALDSTSEQIVQKAIEEVSRDRTVIVIAHRLSTIERADNIVVIHQGRVIEQGTHLQLLNLQGQYWSLYCTQSSLNSSIVELTA comes from the coding sequence ATGTATAAGTTTCTGCATTTTCTCTATCAGTCTGCTTCTCCTAAATGGCATCTTGCTTACTTGGGGTTGAGTCTATCCGTACTGGCTTCTTGTCTTGAAGTTGCTAGCACTGCTTTAACTCTACCTCTGCTACAACTCTTAGGGAACAGTTCGACCTCTACTAAAACTCATGGCTTTGGTTTTGCATCAAGTTTTCTAAACTTCTATGAGCAGTTGCCTCATTCATCCAAGCTACTTACTATTCTACTGGCTTTGTTAAGCCTTACCATCATAAAAAATGGTAGTCAATATTTATCTAACATAAGCATTAATGCTTTCATGCTGCAAAGTGGGACTCTGCTGAGACAGAATTGTATCAAGCGATTTCTAGAACTAGAGCTTCCCTTTTATACAAAGGCTAGCTTGGGCGAATTATTAAGCTATGTAAATGAGCAAGCTCAGCGAAGTGAACAGTTAGTTTCTAATATCCTTGAGCTAGGTAGAGAAGTTTTATCCACGGCTTTCCTGCTGGTTTTTCTTGTCTATTTATCTCCAGCACTAACTCTGATTACTATTGTCAGTTTAGTTGTTGTAGTTGTTGCACTCCGTTTTATTATTCGAGGTGTTCAGATATATGGACGACAATCCGCACTAGCGATTGAAAATTTCTCTGTGCTGGTTGCTGAAATGATCAGTGGGATGCGAGTTATTAAGTCTTTTGGGACAGAGCAGAGAGAGTTTGATAGGGCTAAACAAGCACTTCAAGACCGCTATCAAGCAGAATTTATGGCTTACCGCTTTAATTCGGCAGTTGCCCCACTCACCGAAGTTGCCGGAATTACAGTTTTGCTAGTGATTATTCTTATGGGAACTCAGGTTTTTACAGGCTCAGCCGCTGTATCTTTATCAATTCTGCTTACTTATACACTAACGCTATTAAGAACTCTGCCAAGAGTAAATCATCTGAATGGATTGCGATCGCAACTCTTTTTGCTGTCGGGTAGCCTAGAGAACATTCAGGGATTTCTTGCGAATACGGCTGGGACAAGTTTACCTGACGGCAAGCTGCTCTATCGTTCTCTAAAATCAGATCTAACTTTTGAGTGTCTTGGCTTTCGATACTCTGATAACTCAGAGCCAGTCTTGCGGGATTTAGATTTGAAAATTCCTCAAGGGAAGGTCACTGCTATTGTGGGTCATTCTGGTAGTGGAAAGTCTACGTTAGTTGACTTAATTCTGCGCTTTCATGATCCCTACCAAGGTAGCCTCAAGGTTGACGATATAGACTTGCGAGATTTACAGATTAGTTCTTGGCGGAAGGCGATCGCTACTGTCAGCCAAGACACTTTTCTCTTCAATACCTCGGTGCGAGAAAACATTGCCTATGGTCGCTCTAATGCAACCGATGCAGAAGTTTTTGCGGCAGCAAAGCAAGCATATGCGGATGAATTTATTCAGGCGTTACCTCAAGGATTTGATACAGTGGTGGGCAATCGCGGCACCATGCTGTCGGGTGGTCAGCGTCAACGAATCGCGATCGCCCGAGCTATCCTCCGAGATCCAGATATCCTTATCCTAGATGAAGCCACTAGCGCGCTGGATTCGACCTCTGAGCAGATTGTGCAGAAGGCAATTGAAGAGGTGAGCCGCGATCGCACAGTGATTGTAATCGCTCACAGGCTTTCCACCATTGAGCGGGCAGACAACATTGTTGTCATTCACCAAGGCAGAGTGATTGAACAAGGCACACATCTACAATTGTTAAATCTTCAGGGTCAATACTGGTCGCTTTACTGTACTCAATCGTCGTTAAATTCGTCCATAGTTGAGTTAACTGCATAA
- a CDS encoding FkbM family methyltransferase, which translates to MNFSSFLYRRLSRWITCEFNVSSQSKISLKNKYEVASFNDVFCHPFYWQVFQWIQKPPKLVVDCGTHCGHFSILSDICIRSKFKTSDARYILIEPNPYLIPIIQKNLKNAGIQDRTFLNQALLGQKSGYGTLWINPKNFLATGIHQAVNTKPHEISYLDLSEVIEDEQSIDLMKIDIEGGEFEFIPAQIEILKRTNLVFMELHEATDDQHIRLFDHMKSAELHAVAPAVECHGQKLLIFQRQ; encoded by the coding sequence ATGAATTTTTCTTCTTTTTTATATCGGCGCTTGTCGCGTTGGATTACCTGTGAATTCAACGTATCGAGCCAGTCTAAGATTTCACTCAAAAACAAGTATGAAGTTGCCAGTTTCAATGATGTGTTTTGCCATCCATTTTACTGGCAGGTCTTTCAGTGGATTCAGAAACCACCCAAACTAGTGGTTGACTGTGGTACCCACTGTGGTCACTTTAGCATCCTATCTGATATTTGTATAAGAAGTAAGTTTAAAACCTCAGATGCACGCTACATACTCATTGAGCCAAACCCCTACCTCATTCCTATCATTCAAAAGAATTTAAAAAATGCAGGAATTCAAGATCGAACATTCTTGAATCAAGCCTTGCTAGGACAAAAATCAGGATATGGAACCCTCTGGATTAATCCTAAAAACTTTCTGGCAACTGGAATTCATCAGGCGGTAAATACTAAGCCCCATGAAATTTCTTATCTTGACCTGTCTGAGGTAATAGAAGATGAGCAAAGTATTGATTTGATGAAAATTGACATAGAGGGTGGAGAATTTGAGTTTATTCCGGCTCAAATTGAGATTTTGAAAAGAACTAATTTGGTATTTATGGAGTTGCATGAAGCTACGGATGATCAACATATCAGATTGTTTGACCATATGAAGTCTGCTGAACTCCACGCTGTGGCTCCAGCCGTGGAGTGTCATGGGCAAAAATTGCTAATTTTTCAGCGGCAGTAA
- a CDS encoding glycosyltransferase family 4 protein, which translates to MVLDQQPNRSANFTSESFGETCRSQPTGSEMHLSVVTQFFPPDFAATGQLIEELVHQFRQFDIDVKVFTGQPGYAFHSDSAPLYEKIGSLQVKRSRSAQFWPKQVRGKAINGVLFTIRAALHLLKNYRRRNLLVVTTAPPFLPVLGYLNHLLFKVPYVCVLYDLYPDIAIELEVIPGRHWLARFWQAMNERVWRNAQGLIVLSPDMKQRIIGHCPEVANKVSVIHSWSDPSWITPVPKNKNWFALRYDLIQPFTILYSGNMGRCHDMETILEAAKLLRNQPIQFVCIGNGAKRKILIEQIKELGLNNFLFLPYQDREVLPYSLTACDLSLVSVSEGVESLVAPSKLYPALSAGRPVTVVCPPHSYLNQLIEEAQCGKTFANGDAEGLAAFIQLLMSDRDLAERMGKLGRRYLKNHFTPKMIAQQYLEVLLQAMAKQPGDRGSQIVQQRSL; encoded by the coding sequence ATGGTTCTTGATCAGCAGCCGAACCGATCGGCAAATTTTACATCAGAAAGTTTCGGAGAAACTTGCCGATCCCAGCCCACTGGATCAGAAATGCACCTATCGGTGGTGACTCAGTTTTTCCCACCCGATTTTGCGGCAACGGGGCAGTTAATTGAAGAATTAGTCCATCAGTTCCGTCAATTTGACATTGATGTCAAGGTGTTTACAGGACAACCAGGCTATGCTTTTCACTCAGACTCTGCACCGTTATATGAAAAGATCGGTTCGCTACAGGTGAAGCGATCGCGCTCTGCTCAGTTTTGGCCCAAGCAGGTTCGCGGCAAGGCAATTAATGGTGTTCTTTTTACTATCCGGGCTGCGTTACATCTCCTCAAAAATTACCGTCGTCGAAATCTCCTTGTAGTCACCACAGCTCCACCGTTCTTACCCGTCTTGGGCTACTTGAATCATCTGTTGTTTAAGGTGCCCTATGTCTGTGTTCTATATGATCTTTATCCGGATATTGCCATTGAACTGGAAGTGATTCCCGGTCGTCATTGGCTGGCTCGCTTTTGGCAGGCGATGAATGAACGCGTTTGGCGAAATGCTCAAGGACTGATTGTCTTAAGTCCAGATATGAAACAGCGAATTATCGGTCACTGCCCAGAGGTCGCTAACAAAGTTTCAGTCATTCACAGTTGGTCTGACCCAAGCTGGATTACACCCGTTCCTAAAAACAAAAACTGGTTTGCATTGCGATATGACCTGATTCAACCTTTTACAATTCTCTACTCAGGCAATATGGGACGTTGCCATGATATGGAAACGATTCTAGAGGCTGCTAAACTGTTGCGAAATCAACCGATTCAGTTTGTCTGTATTGGCAATGGTGCCAAGCGCAAAATCTTAATAGAGCAAATCAAAGAACTAGGATTAAACAATTTTTTGTTTTTGCCCTATCAAGATCGAGAAGTGTTGCCCTATTCACTGACAGCCTGCGATTTATCGTTGGTGAGTGTAAGTGAGGGCGTAGAGAGTTTAGTAGCACCGAGTAAGCTTTATCCAGCCCTATCTGCAGGACGACCAGTGACAGTAGTTTGTCCTCCCCATTCTTATCTCAACCAATTGATTGAGGAGGCACAGTGTGGCAAAACGTTTGCCAATGGAGATGCTGAGGGACTGGCTGCATTTATTCAATTGTTGATGAGCGATCGCGACCTGGCAGAACGGATGGGCAAGTTAGGACGGCGCTATCTCAAAAATCACTTTACCCCCAAGATGATTGCTCAGCAGTACCTAGAGGTGTTACTGCAAGCGATGGCGAAGCAACCTGGCGATCGAGGATCACAGATCGTTCAGCAACGAAGTTTATAA
- a CDS encoding undecaprenyl/decaprenyl-phosphate alpha-N-acetylglucosaminyl 1-phosphate transferase, giving the protein MWSYVFAFVCSAIAVLVSIPIIKMMALKYGCVDLPTSRKVHQQPMVRLGGISICIGTLTALLWVNSLNGLTSLSANSTFEFWVIFWGSFGFFLIGLVDDLTGLSPLTRLILQVGIASLVWWMGVRIDFVTIPSVGLVNISGLSLPLTVIWLTGVVNAINWIDGLDGLAAGTSGIAALTMFIVCLFTGQPAAALLSAALMGGLFSFLYYNFNPAQIFMGDGGSYFVGFMVASVSITGLVKGAVATAILLPFVILAVPIFDMTAVILARLRHGKSPFTADKRHLHHRLLQAGLPHRFAVLLIYTLALWAGSLAMMVANVPNSLGIIGATTGLLGCMTWKSWHYLRQS; this is encoded by the coding sequence ATGTGGTCGTATGTGTTTGCCTTCGTATGTTCTGCGATCGCTGTTTTGGTGAGTATCCCCATCATTAAAATGATGGCTCTAAAGTATGGCTGTGTTGATTTGCCAACTTCTCGCAAAGTTCACCAGCAGCCTATGGTTCGCTTAGGTGGTATATCGATCTGTATCGGTACGTTAACGGCGTTGCTATGGGTCAACAGTCTAAATGGGTTAACCTCACTTAGCGCCAACTCAACCTTTGAGTTTTGGGTCATTTTCTGGGGAAGTTTTGGATTCTTTTTAATTGGTCTAGTGGATGATTTAACGGGATTATCTCCCCTGACTCGACTCATTTTACAAGTGGGTATTGCTAGTTTAGTTTGGTGGATGGGAGTGAGAATTGATTTTGTCACAATTCCTAGTGTAGGGCTAGTGAACATTAGCGGATTGAGCTTGCCCCTAACCGTAATCTGGCTAACGGGCGTTGTGAACGCCATTAACTGGATAGACGGTCTAGATGGACTTGCCGCAGGGACATCAGGGATTGCGGCATTGACGATGTTTATCGTTTGCCTATTTACAGGACAGCCAGCTGCAGCTTTACTCAGTGCTGCACTGATGGGAGGCTTGTTTAGCTTCCTGTATTACAACTTCAATCCAGCCCAAATTTTTATGGGAGATGGAGGCTCTTACTTTGTCGGCTTTATGGTTGCCAGCGTGAGCATTACAGGTTTAGTGAAAGGTGCGGTGGCGACAGCAATTCTGCTGCCTTTTGTAATTCTGGCAGTACCGATTTTTGATATGACAGCAGTTATTCTTGCAAGATTGCGTCATGGAAAATCACCGTTTACAGCAGATAAACGCCATCTACACCACCGTCTTTTGCAAGCAGGATTACCTCACCGATTCGCGGTGCTGCTAATTTACACCCTGGCGCTATGGGCAGGCAGTTTAGCAATGATGGTTGCTAATGTTCCGAATTCTCTAGGAATTATAGGAGCCACGACGGGCTTACTAGGGTGCATGACCTGGAAGTCTTGGCATTATCTGCGCCAAAGCTAA
- a CDS encoding SLBB domain-containing protein, whose translation MISQVEVTRQSLPTPAPTPIPYSVPSSIRTEPSVSPTDALGGASIDETYALGAGDRIQINLLNVPEYSGPQQVLADGSVNLPLIGKVSIKGMTLPVAEATIASRYEPELRHAIVTLVLVQPRPLRIAIAGEVQKPGSYTLPLAEGDQFPSIAQAIQGAGGVTQAANLHQVQVRRQQSGSSQTIMVDLWELVRNGDQNQNLALRDGDTIVIAAATEVNMAETAQLADSNLAASAGQALDVTIVGEIFRPGAYRIGAESSSGTNSDRPRVTQVIQLAGGVKPTADLRQVQVRRVTRSGAEQLINVDFWKLLQAGDSSQNLILQQGDTITIPLAEDTTAAEASQLASANLSPDTIQINVIGEVKEPGAVPLPANTTLNQALLAAGGLNDRSAREVELIRLNPNGTITQQRIKVDLREGIDAESNPILWNNDIIIAGRSRSAQLGDRLNSILGPFLQLISPIRALF comes from the coding sequence ATGATATCTCAGGTGGAAGTTACTCGCCAATCTCTGCCCACACCTGCTCCTACACCCATTCCTTATAGTGTTCCATCATCTATTCGCACAGAGCCTTCTGTTTCCCCGACAGATGCATTAGGAGGAGCATCTATTGATGAAACCTATGCTTTAGGAGCAGGAGATCGCATTCAAATCAACTTATTGAATGTCCCAGAGTATAGCGGTCCCCAGCAAGTTCTGGCAGATGGATCAGTCAACCTGCCTTTAATTGGGAAAGTTTCTATTAAAGGGATGACGCTGCCAGTTGCTGAAGCGACGATCGCCAGCCGCTACGAGCCGGAACTCCGTCATGCGATAGTCACTCTAGTTTTAGTACAGCCTCGTCCGCTGCGAATTGCGATCGCGGGTGAAGTCCAGAAGCCCGGGTCGTATACCTTACCACTAGCTGAGGGAGACCAATTCCCTAGCATTGCCCAAGCGATTCAAGGAGCAGGAGGGGTGACCCAAGCTGCTAATTTGCATCAAGTGCAGGTGAGGCGGCAACAGTCAGGGTCGAGTCAAACTATTATGGTTGATCTTTGGGAGCTAGTCCGTAATGGCGATCAGAATCAGAATCTGGCACTACGAGATGGAGACACGATTGTGATTGCTGCCGCTACAGAAGTGAATATGGCAGAAACGGCTCAGTTGGCAGATTCTAACCTTGCTGCCAGCGCTGGTCAAGCTTTGGATGTAACAATTGTAGGCGAAATTTTTCGCCCCGGTGCTTACAGGATCGGGGCTGAGAGTAGCTCCGGAACTAATAGCGATCGTCCTAGAGTTACTCAAGTCATTCAACTGGCGGGCGGTGTCAAACCCACAGCAGATTTACGTCAGGTACAGGTGCGCCGCGTCACGCGGAGCGGTGCAGAGCAGTTAATTAACGTTGATTTTTGGAAACTCCTACAAGCAGGAGATTCTAGCCAAAATTTGATTTTGCAACAAGGTGACACAATCACAATTCCCTTGGCTGAAGATACCACCGCAGCAGAAGCCTCCCAGTTAGCCTCTGCCAATCTTTCGCCTGATACAATTCAGATTAATGTAATAGGCGAAGTTAAAGAACCTGGAGCCGTACCACTTCCAGCAAACACAACTTTAAACCAAGCCCTTCTAGCTGCGGGTGGATTGAATGATCGATCTGCCAGAGAAGTCGAACTGATTCGCTTAAATCCGAATGGCACGATTACGCAGCAAAGAATCAAAGTAGATTTGAGAGAAGGGATTGATGCAGAGAGTAATCCAATTTTGTGGAACAACGACATCATCATTGCCGGGCGATCGCGCTCTGCTCAATTGGGAGATCGACTCAACAGTATTCTGGGTCCATTTTTGCAACTCATATCGCCCATCCGCGCCTTGTTTTGA
- a CDS encoding polysaccharide biosynthesis tyrosine autokinase → METPLTRPPIPTNNSLPPMLQARPSPWATQSDDEWDLRRFLSMVQRRSWAIAGIAALSMGFVLYATFSQKPVYEGQFRLLVEPVNANNSLPDITSVLGTSASGNLNQATLDYETQIQVLRSPELINKVVKDLQKQYPGMSYEILMKNLTITRPSETKILEVQFQGSDPTEIQSVLNALSKAYLNYSLVERQTNLRQGLKFIDKQLPDLQQDVDELQNQLQLFRQEYDFIDPDSQVSQITDKVTNIDQLRLDLDQELAKARSYSDTLQGQSGSVAALNDAPVYQSLITELRRVETEISSELTRFKGGNINIQILREKRDNLLPLLRQEAQRVLGIKLAEATTQIQILEVRSQALAQAQGQVDQQVRQIPALARQYSDLQRDLGISVEALNRFLANRQTLQVQAAQTEIPWQIIEAPLLSEVPISPNIPRNLILGLVASSLLGMGAALLLEKLDSVYHTLDDLKAKTKLPILGSLPVAKELVEGMTPLEQAANWFDKAVPRLPTILKGSSELDRYSRSSSFLEALRVLYTNIQLLSSDRPIRSLIITSAMTGDGKSTVSMYLAQTAAAMGKKVLLIDADLRSPQVHNRLNLPNELGLSNLISNDLRINPLMHRPQTAPGLTVLTAGQIPLDPTKLFASQRMRNLMEKLQQSFDLVIYDAPPLVGLADVSLLAPHTDGLVVVVRMGQTDRAALTQALENLKLSQSPVLGIVANGVKNTFESYNSDKYQNIASRSDA, encoded by the coding sequence ATGGAAACTCCCTTAACTCGTCCTCCCATTCCAACCAATAACTCACTACCGCCAATGCTGCAAGCCCGCCCTTCACCTTGGGCAACTCAGTCAGACGATGAATGGGACTTACGACGTTTTTTGTCTATGGTGCAGCGTCGAAGTTGGGCGATCGCTGGAATTGCAGCCTTGTCTATGGGTTTTGTTCTCTACGCTACCTTTTCTCAAAAGCCAGTTTACGAAGGGCAGTTTCGCCTCTTAGTCGAGCCTGTGAATGCGAACAACAGCTTGCCAGACATCACATCGGTGCTGGGCACTTCAGCAAGTGGCAACCTCAATCAAGCCACTCTTGACTACGAAACTCAAATTCAGGTTTTACGCAGCCCTGAGTTGATCAACAAAGTCGTCAAAGATTTGCAGAAGCAATACCCTGGCATGAGTTACGAGATTCTCATGAAGAATCTCACGATTACTCGCCCCAGTGAGACCAAAATCTTGGAAGTCCAGTTTCAGGGCAGTGACCCGACTGAAATTCAGAGCGTTCTTAATGCTTTATCAAAAGCTTATTTAAACTATAGTTTGGTAGAGCGACAAACTAACCTACGCCAGGGTCTTAAGTTTATCGATAAACAATTACCAGACCTTCAGCAAGATGTAGATGAGCTCCAGAATCAACTGCAACTCTTCCGGCAGGAATATGACTTTATTGATCCCGACAGTCAGGTTTCGCAAATTACAGATAAGGTAACCAATATTGATCAGCTTCGTTTAGATCTTGATCAAGAGCTTGCCAAAGCCCGCTCCTATTCTGATACTCTTCAAGGTCAGTCTGGATCTGTGGCAGCACTCAACGATGCCCCAGTCTATCAAAGTTTGATTACTGAGTTACGGCGAGTCGAAACGGAAATTTCTAGCGAACTCACCCGATTTAAAGGAGGGAACATCAATATCCAGATTTTAAGAGAAAAGCGTGACAACCTCCTTCCTTTACTCCGCCAAGAGGCGCAGCGAGTGTTGGGTATTAAGTTAGCTGAGGCAACTACCCAAATTCAAATTTTGGAAGTTCGAAGTCAGGCACTTGCTCAAGCTCAAGGACAAGTTGATCAACAGGTAAGACAGATTCCTGCTTTAGCTAGGCAGTACAGCGATTTGCAACGAGATCTGGGAATTTCTGTAGAAGCTTTAAACCGATTCCTTGCTAACCGACAAACTCTTCAAGTACAAGCGGCTCAAACGGAAATTCCTTGGCAGATAATTGAAGCCCCCCTCCTGTCTGAGGTTCCTATATCGCCTAACATCCCACGGAATTTAATTTTAGGCTTGGTTGCTAGCAGCTTACTAGGCATGGGCGCAGCTCTTCTCTTAGAAAAGCTGGATAGTGTTTACCATACCCTTGACGATCTTAAGGCTAAAACAAAATTGCCGATTCTTGGTAGCCTGCCAGTGGCGAAAGAATTAGTCGAAGGGATGACCCCTCTGGAACAAGCTGCTAATTGGTTTGATAAAGCAGTTCCTCGACTACCAACAATCTTAAAGGGTTCTTCAGAATTAGATAGGTATTCAAGGTCTTCCAGTTTCTTGGAGGCGTTACGAGTTCTCTACACCAACATTCAACTATTAAGTTCCGATCGCCCGATTCGTTCTCTAATTATTACTTCTGCTATGACAGGAGACGGTAAATCAACTGTTTCCATGTATCTAGCTCAAACTGCTGCTGCTATGGGTAAGAAGGTGTTGCTCATTGATGCTGATTTGCGTAGCCCTCAGGTTCATAACAGATTAAATCTTCCCAATGAATTAGGCTTAAGCAACTTGATCTCCAATGACTTAAGAATTAATCCACTGATGCATCGACCTCAAACCGCTCCTGGCTTAACTGTTCTCACCGCGGGTCAAATCCCGCTTGATCCAACGAAGCTATTTGCCTCTCAAAGAATGCGAAACTTAATGGAGAAGTTGCAGCAGTCATTTGATCTCGTGATTTATGATGCCCCACCTTTAGTCGGTTTGGCAGATGTCAGTTTGCTAGCACCTCATACCGATGGTTTGGTTGTAGTAGTTAGAATGGGACAGACCGATCGCGCTGCCCTAACTCAAGCTTTAGAAAACTTGAAACTTTCGCAGAGTCCGGTTTTAGGTATCGTAGCAAACGGTGTGAAGAATACGTTTGAGTCTTATAATTCTGACAAGTATCAAAACATAGCATCCCGCTCTGATGCATAA